The DNA segment GAAGACCACGTTGTCGACTTCATGGGCACGTTCCAGCGCTTCGGCGTCCTTGATCAGAATGCCGTGACGCGCAGCCACACCCGTGCCGGCCATGATCGCCGTCGGCGTGGCGAGGCCGAGGGCGCACGGGCAGGCAATCACCAGCACAGCGACCGCGTTGATCAATGCGGTTTCCATGGGCGCGCCGTACAGCCACCAGCCGATCAGTGTCGCCAAAGCGATCAGCAGCACGGTGGGCACGAACACCTGGCTGACTTTATCCACCAGTTTCTGGATCGGCGCTTTCGCCGCCTGAGCGTCCTCGACCAGACGGATGATCCGCGCCAGCACACTTTCCGCACCGAGGGCGGTGGTGCGCACCAGCAGTCGACCTTCACCGTTGATCGCACCGCCGGTGACCTTATCGCCCGGCTGTTTCGGCACTGGCAGGCTTTCGCCGCTGATCAACGCTTCGTCCGCGTGGCTCTGACCTTCGAGCACTTCGCCGTCGACCGGGAAACGTTCGCCGGGTTTGACCAGCACCTGATCATTCAGGCGCAGAGCGCTGATCGCCACGTCTTGCTCGCGACCGTCAATGACCTGAATCGCCCGTTCCGGACGCAAGGCTTCGAGGGCGCGGATGGCGCTGGCGGTCTGGCGTTTGGCGCGGCTTTCCAGGTATTTGCCGAGGAGCACCAGGGCGATCACCACCGCCGAGGCTTCGAAATACAGATGGGGCATGCGCCCGGCGGCGGAGGCCCACTCGTACAGGCTCAAGCCATAACCGGCGCTGGTGCCGAGGGCGACCAGCAAGTCCATGTTACCGGCCCCGGCGCGCACGGCTTTCCACGCGGCCACGTAAAACCGCGCACCGAAAATGAATTGCACCGGGGTGGCGAGGGCGAATTGCGCCCAGGCCGGGAGCATCCAGTGGATGCCGAACGGTTGTAGCAACATCGGCAGCACCAGCGGCAAGGCCAGGGCGATGGCGCAGATCAGTGCCCAGCGTTCATGTTGCAGGCGCTGTTGCTGGTTATCGGTAGTGGGGTGTTCGGCTTGCCAGACGCTGGCCGAGTAGCCGGCCTTGCTCACCGCGTCGAGCAGCGATTGCGGGTCGACCTGACCGAGCAATTCGAGGTGTGCGCGTTCGTTGGCGAGGTTGACGCTGACGCTCTTCACCCCGGGGACTTTGTTCAGGGCGCGTTCGACGCGACCGACGCACGAGGCGCAGGTCATGCCGTCGATGCTCAATTCCATGGTCTGCTGCGGCACGCTGTAACCGGCGCGCTGCACCGCCTCCATCAACGCCGGCAAGCTGCCACCCGGTGCCTGGACGCGAGCCTGTTCGGTGGCGAGATTGACGCTGACGCCACTGGCGCCGCTGACTTTGCGCAACGCCCGCTCGACACGCCCGGCGCAACTGGCGCAGGTCATGCCGGCAATCGGCAGATCGAAGGTGATGGAATCGGACATCGGTCTTACTCCCTGTAGAAGATGCCTACAAGGATCAACCTTGCCATGCGGGCAAGGTCAAGCGCCAATATTTGACTCAGCACAAAACCAATGTGGGAGCGGGCTTGCTCGCGAAAGCGCTGTGTCAGTCAACATCATCGCTGAAAGGCACACCGCATTCGCGAGCAAGCCCGCTCCCACATTTGGAGTTTCGCTTAGTATTCGAGGGCGGCAGGTCGCAGGTACAAGCCTTTGGCATTTGCCGCGATCCGGTACTTCACCACATCGCCGGCCTTGAGCGAGATCTCCTGCGCGGGAGGTGCGAGCATGCCTGCCTGGCAACCCGGCACCTGGCCAGGCAACTGTTTCAGACGAATGGAAATCGTCCCGTGGGGCAGGTTGAAGGAAGTGGTCTGTTCCTGCAGCAGGCGCCCAGCGAGTTGATCATTAACGTACACGCCAATCTCGCAGGGAGTCGGCACTTCCAGACGCTCGCGCGAGATGATCAGAACGGCGTAATCCTCACCGGTCGCGTTGGCCTGGGGCAGGGCGGCAAAGAGGCTGAGCAAGCCAAACAGGCTG comes from the Pseudomonas sp. RSB 5.4 genome and includes:
- a CDS encoding heavy metal translocating P-type ATPase → MSDSITFDLPIAGMTCASCAGRVERALRKVSGASGVSVNLATEQARVQAPGGSLPALMEAVQRAGYSVPQQTMELSIDGMTCASCVGRVERALNKVPGVKSVSVNLANERAHLELLGQVDPQSLLDAVSKAGYSASVWQAEHPTTDNQQQRLQHERWALICAIALALPLVLPMLLQPFGIHWMLPAWAQFALATPVQFIFGARFYVAAWKAVRAGAGNMDLLVALGTSAGYGLSLYEWASAAGRMPHLYFEASAVVIALVLLGKYLESRAKRQTASAIRALEALRPERAIQVIDGREQDVAISALRLNDQVLVKPGERFPVDGEVLEGQSHADEALISGESLPVPKQPGDKVTGGAINGEGRLLVRTTALGAESVLARIIRLVEDAQAAKAPIQKLVDKVSQVFVPTVLLIALATLIGWWLYGAPMETALINAVAVLVIACPCALGLATPTAIMAGTGVAARHGILIKDAEALERAHEVDNVVFDKTGTLTSGTPRIAHFSALDGDENTLLTLAGALQRGSEHPLAKAVLDAATERGLQVPDVSDSQSLTGRGIAGTLAGRRLALGNRRLLEESGLSAGHLAESAKAWENQGRTLSWLIEQSPEARVLGLFAFGDTLKPGALQAVQQLAARGIHSHLLTGDNRGSARVVAEALGIENVHAEVLPADKAATVAELKKTGVVAMVGDGINDAPALAAADIGIAMGGGTDVAMHAAGITLMRGDPRLVPAALEISRKTYAKIRQNLFWAFVYNLIGIPLAAFGFLNPVLAGAAMALSSVSVVSNALLLKTWKPKDLEEHR